In Nocardia sp. NBC_01327, the genomic stretch CTGTGACGGATCGGTGGATCTGCCCGGACTGATCGCGGCGCACTTCCGACTACCGCACGACAAGAACGACAGTCGCGCAGTGGAATTCGTCGCTCAGCGCCTGAATGAAGGCTCTATGCGACTGCTGTTCGACGGCCTCGACGAGGTGAGTGCCGACGAACACGCCGGTGTGGTCGCGGCGATCGAATCCTTCCGGCGAGACCATGCCAGCGGCGACAAGGCGAACTCCGTCGTGGTCACGGGCCGTGGCTCGGCGTACAACGGCAGTCTGAGCGCCTTCGAGGTCATCAAGATCGCCGGTTTCGACGACTCCTCGATCCTTCGATTCCTCGGCCGCTGGCTGGTACTGGAACGTTCCGCCGCCGGCGGGCTGACCGCGGCCGATATTGCCGAATTAGGCACAGCCGACCGCATATTCGAGCAGATCCGGCAGAATCCGCAGCTGCTCCAACTGGCCCGCACCCCCCTGCTGCTGAGCCTGCTCGCCGACCTGTACACCGGCAGCCTGGTGCACAAGGGGCGTTCGTTGCCGTCCTCCCGAGCCGACTTCTACGCACGGGTCACCGACCATATGGTCATGCGCGATCTGCTGCTGGATCGCGGCGAACGCGCCTCCCCGTACCAGCCACGCGACAAACTCGCGGTATTGAAACGAATCGCCGTGTTCATGACCGAGACTCCGGCCGACCAGGGCGACCGGCTCATTCTGTCTCAGGAAAGGCTCCGGGAGGTCCTCACCACCACCCTCGCAGCACTGGACCTGCGCCCCGAGCACGGGCGGGAGCTGGTGCGCGATCTCACCGATCGAAGTCAGATGCTGGTCGGCTCCGATACCGGGGAACGATTCTGGTTCCCGCACAGGAGCTTTCAGGAGTACTTCACGGCGCGAGCACTCGAGGGTCCGGTGGGGGCCGCTCGCCTGCTCGCCGGCTACTGGTCCGATCCGGCCTTCTGGCGCGATACCGTCCGCTTCTGGTGCGGAGACGGCAACAACAGCACCATCGTGGTCCAGCGGCTGTTCGAATCGAACGACCTCAAACATCGCGTGCTGGCGCTCGAATGCCTTTCCGAGGCAAGCGAAATCGACACTCTGCTCGCAGATCGCATTGTGACGCACTTCCTCACCGAACTGCCCCGGACTCCCGAGCCCGCGACGATCGGTGAAGCAGCAGGCATTGTCGAGGCGCTCGGCAGCGTGGCCTCCAGAGACACCGATCGCGGCCGCAGGGTGCGCAGGCACCTCGAAGCACAGGCCGAGGCGGGGGCCGAGCGTGCCATGCGCGCCCTGGCCCGGTCCGGTCGTGCCGATGCCGCACAGTTTCTGGTGAATCTGGCCGTCCGTAACGACGATGCGCTGACCAAGGAGTGCGCGGGGTCGATGGGCGAAGTCGCGGTATCCGCCCTCGCCGATGCGGTGGCGGCTGATCGGCTCTGGCCGGTGGACACGCTCGGCGGTATCGGTACACCCAGTGCGGCAATGGAACTCGCACGCATGGTGTGGTCCGACGATGTGCGCGCGACCTCGTCGGCCTGGTGGCTGTGTGCATTGATTCGAGAACCGAATATCGAAGCGGCACTGGAGGATCACACGCCGCTCGGCTCCGAGGCGACCACCTACGCCGGACTCGACGGCGCCTGGGATCCCTTCACACCCGACCCGCAGGGGCGATTCGCACGGCTCATGCGGAGGGTCGCCCACCTGACGAATACCTCGAGCCCACCGGACTTCCTCATCGAACGGCTGGACCCACGGATCGTGGTACTGCTGTCGAGCCTGACTCTGTTACGCCGTCGACCGCCCGGAAGCGAAGCCCTCACCATCGCGATGAGCGATCAACAGCTCAACCAGGAGTTGTTCATCCGCAGCGACAGACTCGGATACGGCCCGAACTCGCGGCGGCTCCTACACACATACCTGCAACGGTTCTCGTACACCGCGTCCGAGATCGCAATGCTGGACACGCTGCCGCCACCGGTTCAGCGCGCACTCATCAGGTACATGCTGGTGTTCCAATTCACCGCAAACGATGCGGCTCGAGCCGAACTGTGGTCGCGAGCAACACAAGACGTCGAGCACAGTACGGCGGGACTGACACTGTGGTGGCGAGGGATGGCCGGGGTCGCCACCCTGATATTTACCGGCGCCGGGATATATCGTGCGGTCGCGACCATCGCGCACACCTGGGCATGGGGGCCGATATGGCTCGCCTGGCCGATGCTGATCGTATTCGCCGTATTCGCCGTCTCGGCCTCGATCGCCTGGTATCTGGAGGAAGTCGTCATCGTAACGGCCGATCTCGAAACCCTGTGGCGGTCGACCGCGATCGTCACAGGCTGCGCGGCGGCCGCATTGGCGGTGCCCGGTATGTCGACGATCGCCGATTGGATCGGCTGGCCGGCCGTCGCGGTCGGCGCAGTTGTCGTGGCACTGATTCTGATCCAGGTGGACCGGGTGATCAGGAAACGAGACCAGGCCAACACCAACCACTTCCGGCTGATTCTGCAGGAATTGCAAGCAGCCGAGGCGAATCGGCAACAGCGCGCCTGACCAGCTCACCGTAAGGCGGCGGTTGCCGAACGCCCCGTGCTCAGGACGTCTCAGACGACCATGCCGATACTGCGGCCGATATCGACGAGGGTGGCGTCGAAGAGGACGTCGGGGTGGGTGATCGGGATCGGGTAGTTGCCGAAGACCTCGAGGGTGACGTGGCCGTAGAGGCGCGCCCAGAATTGGATCATCACGTAGCTCACGCCGAGGTCCAGCTTCTCGGCGGGGAACTTCTGGCCGGATTCGGCGAGCACGCGCAGCAGGTCGGTCTGGAAGCGGACGAGGTCGTCGCGCAGTTCCGGCGGGATCAGTTCCGTTGCGGGGGTGACGATCTCGTATTCGGTGAGCAGTCGACCGGCGGCGCCGAGGAAGAGCCGCCCGACCGGTTCGCCGAATTGCTGCATGGCGCTGCCGATTCCGGCGACGGTCGGCGAGGCGAAGACCAGGGTGAACTCGCGCGCGTGGGCGAGGGACCAGCTGCGGAAGCCGCGGCAGACGGCGAAGAATCGGATACCGGCGTCGTCGGGCAGCCCGGCGACCGCCGCCTCGAGGTCCGCGGCGAGATCGCCGCAGACATCGGTGCGCACCGCCGCGACCAATTGGTCGCGGGATTCGTAGTACCGGTAGAGCGCGGGGGCGGTGACGCCCAGCTCCCGCGCGATGGCCCGCAGCGTGATTGCGTCGGGGCCCTGCTCCACCAGCAGTGACCGCGCGACGCGGCGGATGTCTGCGTCGCTTACCGCAGGCATCCGGCCGCGTCGACGGGGTTCACTCATTCGTACTTGACCTGCCAGCTCTTGATGCCGTTCAGCCAACCCGAGCGCAGCCGGACCGGATCGGAGACCTGGCTCAGGTTCGGCATCACATCGGCGATGGCGTTGAACATGAGGTCGATCTCCAGGCGTGCGAGGTTGGCGCCCACGCAGAAGTGGGTTCCGGTGCCGCCGAAGCCTACATGCGGATTCGGATTCCGGAGGACGTTGAACTCGAAAGGCTTCTCGAAGACTTCTTCGTCGAAGTTGGCGGCGGAGTAGAACATTCCGACGCGCTGGCCCTTCTTCATCTCCTGGCCGCTGAGCACGGTGTCCTGCAGCAGGGTGCGCTGGAAGGCGATGACGGGGGTGGCCCAGCGGACGATCTCGTCCGGAGCGGTGCGCGGACGCTGCTCGCGGTAGAGCTCCCACTGTTCCGGATTGTCGACGAACGCCTTCATACCGTGCGTGATGGCATTCCGCGTGGTCTCGTTGCCGGCGACGGCGAGCAGGATGACGAACCAGGCGAATTCGTCCGAGCCCATGGCTTCACCATCGACGTCGGCATTGAGCAGCGTGGACATGATGTCCGCGTGGCCGTCGAGGTCGATCGGGCACTTGCGCTTCTCTTCGGCGAGGTTCCACGAGTAGCCCATGACCTCGGCGGTGGCGACCTTGTGGTCACCCTCGAAGTCGGGATCGTCGTAGGAGATCATCTGGTTGGTCCAGTCGAAGATCTTGCCGCGATCTTCCTGCGGAATACCGATGAGCTCGGCAATGGCCTGCAGCGGCAGCTCGCAGG encodes the following:
- a CDS encoding NACHT domain-containing protein, which codes for MAEQDSITEGLTAVFGGVAAGAIIVGIAAAALKKFGDKLGEGLYASLTTLLRRGYERIAIRFSEDRRITHYRAKIPDEYGRHVLTLQRQIAVESVYVHLQYERGGRRHDLRRQVLQEKAVLLLGEAGAGKSLLSKHFLLHWAAQPRKAKQRQKIPVLVELHRCDGSVDLPGLIAAHFRLPHDKNDSRAVEFVAQRLNEGSMRLLFDGLDEVSADEHAGVVAAIESFRRDHASGDKANSVVVTGRGSAYNGSLSAFEVIKIAGFDDSSILRFLGRWLVLERSAAGGLTAADIAELGTADRIFEQIRQNPQLLQLARTPLLLSLLADLYTGSLVHKGRSLPSSRADFYARVTDHMVMRDLLLDRGERASPYQPRDKLAVLKRIAVFMTETPADQGDRLILSQERLREVLTTTLAALDLRPEHGRELVRDLTDRSQMLVGSDTGERFWFPHRSFQEYFTARALEGPVGAARLLAGYWSDPAFWRDTVRFWCGDGNNSTIVVQRLFESNDLKHRVLALECLSEASEIDTLLADRIVTHFLTELPRTPEPATIGEAAGIVEALGSVASRDTDRGRRVRRHLEAQAEAGAERAMRALARSGRADAAQFLVNLAVRNDDALTKECAGSMGEVAVSALADAVAADRLWPVDTLGGIGTPSAAMELARMVWSDDVRATSSAWWLCALIREPNIEAALEDHTPLGSEATTYAGLDGAWDPFTPDPQGRFARLMRRVAHLTNTSSPPDFLIERLDPRIVVLLSSLTLLRRRPPGSEALTIAMSDQQLNQELFIRSDRLGYGPNSRRLLHTYLQRFSYTASEIAMLDTLPPPVQRALIRYMLVFQFTANDAARAELWSRATQDVEHSTAGLTLWWRGMAGVATLIFTGAGIYRAVATIAHTWAWGPIWLAWPMLIVFAVFAVSASIAWYLEEVVIVTADLETLWRSTAIVTGCAAAALAVPGMSTIADWIGWPAVAVGAVVVALILIQVDRVIRKRDQANTNHFRLILQELQAAEANRQQRA
- a CDS encoding TetR/AcrR family transcriptional regulator, translating into MPAVSDADIRRVARSLLVEQGPDAITLRAIARELGVTAPALYRYYESRDQLVAAVRTDVCGDLAADLEAAVAGLPDDAGIRFFAVCRGFRSWSLAHAREFTLVFASPTVAGIGSAMQQFGEPVGRLFLGAAGRLLTEYEIVTPATELIPPELRDDLVRFQTDLLRVLAESGQKFPAEKLDLGVSYVMIQFWARLYGHVTLEVFGNYPIPITHPDVLFDATLVDIGRSIGMVV
- a CDS encoding cytochrome P450; this translates as MSAPSIPSGFDFTDPDLLAQRLPVEEFAELRRTQSIAWVPQAGSGFKDDGYWAVTKMDDIKEISKTPEVYSSEENTAVIRFYDDIMREEIEVQRYLLLNQDPPRHTKLRRIVSKGFTPRAVESLRNALRDRAERIVHEAKKTGSGDFVTQVACELPLQAIAELIGIPQEDRGKIFDWTNQMISYDDPDFEGDHKVATAEVMGYSWNLAEEKRKCPIDLDGHADIMSTLLNADVDGEAMGSDEFAWFVILLAVAGNETTRNAITHGMKAFVDNPEQWELYREQRPRTAPDEIVRWATPVIAFQRTLLQDTVLSGQEMKKGQRVGMFYSAANFDEEVFEKPFEFNVLRNPNPHVGFGGTGTHFCVGANLARLEIDLMFNAIADVMPNLSQVSDPVRLRSGWLNGIKSWQVKYE